Proteins co-encoded in one Yamadazyma tenuis chromosome 1, complete sequence genomic window:
- the RPC10 gene encoding DNA-directed RNA polymerase core subunit rpc10 (EggNog:ENOG503P710; COG:K) translates to MSSPQREGFTAPSSISHAAQGYVASKSLGVKYYCAQCGSSFSLNKSDAIRCKDCGHRVIYKARTRKMCYKY, encoded by the exons ATGTCATCACCACAGAGAGAAGGCTTCACCGCCCCCTCGTCCATATCACACGCTGCCCAAGGGTATGTTGcctccaagtccttgggGGTTAAGTACTACTGTGCCCAGTGTGGGTCCTCATTTtccttgaacaagagtGATGCCATCAGATGTAAAGACTGTGGGCACAGAGTTATTTATAAGGccagaaccagaaaaaTG TGTTACAAATATTAG
- the NCR1 gene encoding niemann-Pick type C- protein 1 (EggNog:ENOG503NVHN; COG:I) — MYGNCGKKSFFGAQLPCPSSTKAVEPDTDSKNLLRDICGADFPVDHVCCSPEQITALQANLKKVDPLISSCPACRKNFYDFFCEFTCSANQSMFVNISKTAVASDTKKEIVTELTQYVAPGSAERFFDSCKNLKFSATNGYAMDLIGGGATNYTQFLKFLGDEKPLLGGSPFQINFAYGVEKNSPMTLRAPSMRDCNDSTYKCACSDCEEACPVLEPFEGLDGHRSVAGLPYLTFASIMGMVAFVVGMGIFHMRIARARRAREAAGFVELVEQTSVEAVLVSQKSGVVEYFKRLDSRFIESIETGFTNLGYFSAKFPGFTILCSLFLIALLSMGMIWLEFETDPVNLWVSPNEPQLKNYQYFEETFGEWYRIEQIIVSRKDDGPILDWKTVQWWFDNELALQEFEDGNETLSLEDFCFKPLGDYCAIESFTQYFGGNILNLDEKNWQKSLQDCTNSPVNCLPTFQQPLKKNLLFNQDDVLDSKAFTVTLLLNKNSKDLEYTQKVEKYENYLKDWLLKLSHENPHFNIAFSTEVSLTQELNQSTNTDIKIVVISYLLMFLYASVSLGGQIPTKLKLKSLLYTRFELGLAGIIIILLSVTSSLGFFSLIGLKSTLIIAEVIPFLVLAIGIDNIFLIVHELKAVNEDFETVDAELEVRVSKALGRIGPSCFISAILQVSMFLLATNVDMPAVKNFAFYSAGAIIVNVFLQMTCFVSLLTLDQKRLEDGRLDCMPWIKVTIAIEEDEYSGNFEYNFSKVLRKYYAPKILSKTAKPKILTVFIFWFGISLSLLPYIELGLDQKIALPSESYLVNYFDSVAKYLNVGPPIFMVMKNFDLSKRENQQKVCGKFSTCEEFSLSNVLEQEYQRGNLSTVVDPLSNWLDDFLTWLNPNLDQCCRLKKNTQEFCSPTAPERLCEVCYLNHDPPYNINMDGLPEGDEFMFFFNEWIQSPSDPCPLGGKAPYGTAVSSNETSIVSSYFRTSHGPLRTQSDFITAYRNSLRIVDEVKSYQGEEAEMFAFSPFYIFFVQYENIIKLTFSLLAVALLLIWVLGTVVLGSVRSASVLAATVVSVLVNIGGILAVWGVSLNAVSLVNLVICVGLAVEFCIHIVRGFTKAEDTIDENDESLNDADGDFIGTESIFKDARTIKTYHTLVNIGGSVLGGITITKLIGICVLAFTRSKIFEVYYFRMWLSLVPKGPQEVILTGTFDNWSKSLHLVKQSDGSFSLEVPFPADSEKVLFKYVVDGDWVVSSHDKSEKDASGNENNYLSGEDLVSVKSAGAAVPLAGGLTAAVVSKEAKATVMPKEEQKTSLGEPGIVIPQDAEQLKVFETVRDVDAKALNEPELSAEEKKKQKKKVKRTKQKAKKKKAAKVIGTAGAAGAGAAGSEGVSGTTEESEESPEPEAKEVKVEEPAAEPVAAEEPAAEPVVEEPVAAEEVAEPVVAEPVVAEPVVAEPVVEAPVVAAVEEKTVEPVAEAPVEEKATEAVEAPVEPVAATSSADPAYHSLDPLADGKEIDAAPVKDEDEEIVIAQGKGKDIEAQILAQETGDVTIEEIQPTDSERAKLTEEANISQKSDKSVVAKKEVKKEVKKEVKKEEPKKKRGFVSRLKKIFS, encoded by the exons ATGTACGGCAACTGTGGTAAAAAGTCTTTCTTTGGTGCTCAGTTACCATGTCCGTCTAGCACCAAAGCAGTGGAGCCCGACACCGATTCCAAAAATTTACTAAGAGATATTTGTGGAGCAGACTTTCCTGTGGACCACGTATGCTGCTCCCCAGAACAAATTACTGCTTTACAagccaatttgaagaaagttgaTCCTCTTATCAGTTCTTGTCCCGCATGCCGCAAGAACTTCTACGACTTCTTCTGTGAATTCACTTGTTCGGCCAACCAATCGATGTTTGTAAACATCTCCAAGACGGCCGTTGCCTCCGACACTAAGAAGGAGATAGTCACCGAATTGACCCAGTACGTTGCCCCCGGGTCTGCTGAAAGGTTTTTTGACTCGTgcaaaaacttgaagtttaGTGCCACCAACGGGTATGCCATGGACTTAATAGGCGGTGGAGCTACTAACTACACTcagttcttgaagttcttgggTGACGAAAAGCCATTACTTGGAGGCCTGCCGtttcaaatcaattttGCTTATGGTGTCGAGAAGAATTCCCCAATGACCTTGAGAGCACCATCAATGAGAGACTGCAACGACTCGACGTACAAATGCGCCTGCTCGGACTGTGAGGAGGCGTGTCCCGTATTGGAGCCTTTTGAAGGTTTGGACGGCCATCGCTCTGTGGCAGGATTGCCGTACTTGACGTTTGCTCTGATTATGGGAATGGTTGCGTTTGTAGTGGGAATGGGTATATTCCATATGCGTATTGCTCGTGCTCGGAGGGCCCGCGAGGCTGCTGGGTTTGTGGAATTGGTGGAGCAGACGTCTGTGGAGGCAGTTTTGGTTTCACAGAAGAGTGGAGTGGTGGAGTACTTTAAGAGACTCGATAGCAGGTTCATTGAGAGTATCGAAACCGGATTCACGAACTTGGGGTACTTTCTGGCAAAGTTCCCTGGTTTCACGATATTATGCTCACTTTTCCTCATTGCCTTATTGCTGATGGGAATGATTTGGTTGGAGTTTGAGACGGATCCTGTGAATTTGTGGGTGAGCCCCAACGAGCCTCAGCTCAAAAACTAccaatattttgaagaaacgTTTGGAGAATGGTATAGAATCGAGCAGATTATTGTGAGTCGAAAGGATGATGGTCCGATATTGGACTGGAAGACGGTACAGTGGTGGTTTGACAATGAGTTGGCTCTTCaggaatttgaagatgggaACGAGACTTTATCACTTGAAGACTTCTGTTTCAAACCGTTGGGAGACTACTGTGCTATCGAGTCTTTCACCCAGTATTTTGGCGGTAATATCCTCAATTTGGATGAGAAAAACTGGCAGAAACTGCTTCAGGATTGTACAAATTCCCCTGTAAACTGCTTACCCACATTCCAACAACCGTTaaaaaaaaacttgttgttcaaccaAGATGATGTGTTGGACTCAAAAGCGTTCACAGTGACGTTGTTGCTCAATAAGAACCTGAAGGACCTTGAGTATActcaaaaagttgaaaagtaCGAGAACTACTTGAAGGACTGGTTATTAAAATTGAGTCACGAGAATCCCCACTTCAATATTGCCTTTAGCACTGAGGTATCCTTGACGCAGGAATTGAATCAGTCTACAAACACAGATATCAAGATTGTGGTGATTTcgtacttgttgatgtttcTCTATGCGTCTGTCTCCTTGGGAGGCCAAATTCCtacaaagttgaagttgaagagcttACTTTACACGAGATTTGAGTTGGGATTAGCTGGAATAATCATCATCTTACTTTCGGTGACCTCATCATTGGGATTTTTCTCGTTAATTGGCTTGAAGTCTACCTTGATCATTGCTGAAGTCATCCCgttcttggtgttggcTATTGGAATCGACAACATTTTCTTGATAGTACATGAATTGAAGGCTGTTAATGAAGATTTCGAAACTGTCGATGCAGAGCTAGAAGTCAGAGTATCAAAGGCCCTAGGAAGAATAGGGCCTTCGTGCTTCATAAGTGCTATTCTTCAGGTGTCaatgtttttgttggctACCAACGTTGATATGCCTGCCGTGAAGAATTTTGCCTTTTACTCGGCGGGAGCCATTATAGTGAATGTGTTTTTGCAGATGACATGCTTTGTGTCGTTGTTGACATTGGACCAGAAACGGTTGGAAGATGGCCGTTTGGACTGCATGCCTTGGATCAAAGTTACAATCGCaatcgaagaagacgaaTACCTGGGAAACTTTGAGTATAACTTCAGCAAAGTGTTAAGAAAGTATTACGCTCCTAAGATCCTTTCCAAAACCGCCAAACCTAAGATTCTCACGGTTTTTATTTTCTGGTTTGGAATTTCTTTGAGTCTCTTGCCATACATTGAGCTTGGATTGGATCAGAAGATAGCACTTCCAAGTGAATCATATTTGGTGAATTACTTTGACTCGGTGGCCAAGTATCTAAACGTAGGTCCTCCGATTTtcatggtgatgaagaacttTGACCTTTCTAAGCGCGAGAACCAACAGAAGGTATGTGGGAAGTTCTCTACCTGTGAGGAATTCTCGCTTTCAAACGTATTGGAGCAGGAGTATCAGCGTGGAAACCTATCGACGGTGGTGGATCCATTGTCCAACTGGCTAGATGATTTCTTGACGTGGTTGAACCCAAATCTTGACCAGTGCTGTCGCCTTAAAAAGAACACCCAAGAGTTTTGCCTGCCAACCGCACCTGAAAGACTCTGTGAAGTATGTTATTTGAACCATGATCCCCCTTATAATATTAATATGGACGGGTTACCTGAAGGAGATGAGTTtatgttcttcttcaatgaatGGATTCAACTGCCCAGTGATCCTTGTCCCTTAGGCGGGAAAGCTCCCTACGGTACCGCCGTCTCATCGAACGAAACCCTGATAGTCTCGTCGTACTTTAGAACCAGCCACGGGCCGTTGAGGACGCAGCTGGACTTTATCACCGCCTACCGTAACTCATTGCGGATTGTCGACGAGGTCAAGTCATACCAGGGAGAGGAGGCTGAGATGTTTGCGTTCTCTCCGTTCTAcatcttctttgttcaGTACGAGAACATCATTAAGTTGACCTTTTCCTTGCTTGCTGTAGCATTGTTGCTTATATGGGTGTTGGGTACGGTAGTACTTGGATCGGTGCGCAGTGCACTGGTGCTTGCGGCGACGGTGGTGCTGGTTCTCGTGAATATCGGTGGTATCCTTGCGGTGTGGGGTGTCTCATTGAATGCAGTGAGTTTGGTAAATCTCGTTATCTGCGTAGGGCTTGCGGTCGAGTTCTGTATTCATATTGTACGGGGATTCACCAAAGCTGAAGACACAATCGATGAGAATGACGAGTCACTCAATGACGCtgatggtgatttcattgGTACAGAAAGTATCTTTAAGGATGCCAGAACCATCAAAACCTACCACACGCTTGTGAATATTGGAGGGTCTGTGTTAGGCGGAATCACCATAACAAAGCTCATTGGAATTTGTGTGCTTGCATTCACAAGGTCCAAGATTTTCGAGGTGTACTATTTCCGGATGTGGCTTTCACTCGT GCCTAAAGGACCTCAGGAAGTCATTCTTACTGGGACTTTCGATAACTGGTCTAAATCCTTACATTTAGTCAAGCAATCCGACGGCTCTTTCCTGTTGGAAGTGCCCTTCCCGGCAGACAGCGAGAAAGTGTTGTTTAAATACGTTGTGGATGGAGATTGGGTGGTATCATCCCACGACAAGTCTGAGAAGGACGCTAGTGGTAACGAAAACAACTACTTGAGCGGTGAAGACTTGGTTTCGGTCAAGAGTGCCGGAGCCGCCGTGCCATTGGCCGGTGGTTTGACCGCTGCCGTGGTGTCGAAGGAAGCTAAGGCTACTGTTATGCCCAAGGAGGAACAAAAGACCTCTTTGGGAGAACCAGGTATAGTGATTCCTCAAGACGCCGAgcagttgaaggtgtttgagACTGTGAGAGACGTTGATGCCAAGGCGTTGAACGAGCCGGAATTGAGtgctgaagaaaagaagaagcaaaagaagaaggtcaaAAGAACCAAGCAAAAGGctaagaagaagaaggctgCGAAAGTCATAGGAACTGCTGGTgctgctggtgctggtgctgcTGGTTCTGAGGGTGTCAGTGGTACTACTGAAGAGAGTGAAGAGAGTCCTGAGCCCGAAGCCAAGGAGGTTAAAGTCGAAGAACCTGCTGCTGAGCCAGTTGCTGCCGAAGAACCTGCTGCCGAGCCAGTTGTCGAAGAACCGGTTGCGGCTGAGGAAGTTGCTGAGCCAGTCGTTGCTGAGCCAGTCGTTGCTGAGCCAGTCGTTGCTGAGCCAGTCGTTGAAGCTCCAGTTGTCGCTGCCGTCGAGGAAAAGACTGTCGAACCAGTTGCTGAAGCtcctgttgaagaaaaggccACCGAGGCCGTCGAAGCTCCTGTTGAGCCAGTTGCTGCCACAAGCTCCGCCGATCCCGCCTACCACTCCTTAGACCCTCTTGCCGATGGTAAGGAAATCGATGCCGCACCCgtcaaagatgaagacgaagagaTCGTCATTGCCCAAGGTAAGGGCAAGGATATCGAGGCCCAAATCTTGGCCCAGGAAACCGGCGATGTaaccattgaagaaattcaacCTACTGACAGCGAAAGAGCCAAGTTGACTGAAGAAGCCAACATCTCCCAAAAGTCTGACAAATCCGTCGTGGCTAAGaaagaagtcaagaagGAAGTTAAGAAGGAAgtcaagaaggaagagccaaagaagaagagggGATTTGTGTCCAGATTAAAGAAAATCTTCTCCTAG
- the DCD1 gene encoding Deoxycytidine monophosphate (dCMP) deaminase (EggNog:ENOG503NVNV; COG:F) → MLIGISGTTSSGKTEIARYLTFQGFTHISIMDYIASKSPETSSNDVYTSSMEAHQFPTLDALVDHVTANWRTNFVLRDITSLHVLHALQKRPFFLHIAVDAPIKLRYQRYKSKHNSKVTLEEFVDAGDTASFAAGNPLAEINGLADINIINTSSSIKDLFIKLSELNLFDQSRLRPTWDAYFMRLADLAALRSNCMKRRVGCVLVRGNRVIATGYNGTPRHLTNCNEGGCERCNKGQGSGAGLSTCLCLHAEENALLESGRDRINEGSVLYCNTCPCLTCAIKIVQSGITEVVYAQSYSMDSATERVMGEARIVLRQYEPPRDGVII, encoded by the coding sequence ATGTTGATAGGGATTTCAGGAACTACAAGCAGCGGCAAGACCGAGATTGCTCGATACCTTACGTTCCAAGGGTTCACACATATTTCCATCATGGACTATATCGCCTCCAAATCCCCTGAAACCTCCTCAAATGACGTGTACACCTCGTCGATGGAAGCGCATCAGTTTCCAACTTTGGATGCTCTTGTAGACCATGTCACCGCCAATTGGCGCACGAACTTTGTGCTCCGTGATATCACCTCGCTACACGTTCTCCATGCCCTCCAGAAGCGCCCATTTTTCCTTCACATCGCCGTGGACGCTCCTATAAAATTACGGTACCAGCGATATAAATCCAAACACAACTCGAAAGTTACACTCgaagagtttgtggatgccGGGGACACGGCCCTGTTTGCAGCCGGCAACCCGTTAGCTGAGATCAACGGGCTTGCtgacatcaacatcatcaacacgTCGAGTTCCATCAAAGACCTCTTCATCAAGCTCTCGGAGCTCAATCTATTCGATCAGTCGCGGTTAAGACCAACATGGGACGCGTACTTTATGAGACTCGCCGACTTGGCGGCGTTGCGGTCCAACTGCATGAAGCGTCGCGTAGGGTGTGTACTTGTGCGAGGCAATAGAGTCATTGCCACTGGATATAATGGCACTCCTCGTCACTTGACCAACTGCAACGAAGGAGGGTGCGAGAGATGTAACAAAGGGCAAGGAAGTGGAGCCGGGCTTTCCACGTGCCTTTGCTTGCATGCCGAAGAAAATGCGTTATTGGAGAGTGGTAGAGATAGGATCAATGAGGGAAGTGTCTTGTACTGTAACACCTGTCCGTGCTTAACATGTGCAATCAAGATTGTGCAGAGTGGCATCACCGAGGTTGTGTACGCACAGAGCTACTCGATGGATCTGGCGACGGAACGGGTCATGGGCGAGGCCCGTATCGTGTTGCGGCAGTACGAGCCCCCAAGAGACGGAGTGATTATTTAG
- a CDS encoding fumarylacetoacetate hydrolase (EggNog:ENOG503NV1X; COG:Q): MSLKYLDNARKILCIGRNYAAHISELNNAKPQQPFFFLKPSSAILRPGEGALLIPRGTVAHYEVELAFTLNRDLKNLSPDFSAEEALESIDGYAVAIDMTARNVQDEAKKKGLPWSIGKGFDTFLPMSNFIPKSKIPDPYNVTLSLSVDGVTKQHDKTDLMLFPIHKILSHMSTIMTLQKGDLILTGTPKGVGPINPGSVMKAELSYGGEVLETIEVAAEEKPGPYQYKEI; the protein is encoded by the coding sequence ATGTCACTTAAATACTTAGACAACGCCAGAAAGATCTTGTGTATCGGCAGAAACTATGCGGCCCATATTCTGGAGCTCAACAATGCTAAACCTCAACAGCcgtttttcttcttgaagccACTGTCGGCAATTTTACGGCCTGGTGAAGGGGCCCTCTTGATCCCTCGAGGAACTGTCGCTCACTATGAAGTAGAACTTGCCTTTACGTTGAACcgagacttgaagaacttgtcACCCGACTTCTCGGCCGAGGAAGCTCTCGAATCCATTGATGGCTACGCCGTGGCCATCGACATGACTGCTAGAAATGTTCAGGATGAAGCCAAAAAGAAAGGTTTACCATGGTCCATTGGAAAAGGATTCGACACCTTTTTGCCCATGTCGAACTTCATTCCCAAGAGCAAAATTCCTGATCCCTACAATGTGACCTTGTCGCTTTCAGTGGACGGAGTGACCAAACAACATGATAAAACTGATTTGATGCTTTTCCCGATCCACAAGATCTTGTCGCATATGTCAACGATTATGACATTGCAAAAAGGagacttgattttgacgGGAACACCAAAGGGAGTGGGTCCTATTAATCCTGGAAGTGTGATGAAGGCCGAGTTGAGTTATGGAGGAGAAGTGTTGGAGACAATTGAGGTGGCTGCTGAAGAGAAGCCAGGTCCATACCAGTACAAGGAGATTTAA
- the NST1 gene encoding Stress response protein nst1 (EggNog:ENOG503NU72; COG:Z), producing MAQPMTSNNTTSIPSEPTANAIASSHKNGETIHFDYTADAAQGDLVIPSASQNAPATSKKKKKNKKKNKTKVSASASVNVTSATITNPEDDYPISRVIKQGPDGSVVVESLPDNESEPSVRVNDSTCLGNPVHNMWFYNTTPEEIEKLKKFWDSLDTDTRESLAHIDKSEFLQVLRLDPKPSIHAPVKEKQDRDLHAFSSQNCNCANCGRKRDVIIAEVEHLYEENMENITEFLAKMSSLDDLPNLPDMLFEGKNSISDVPVLPTANSFEAAIRRQFDNASIESISKELESDPNVDLESSYRSFSSIFPGLEPSLALEFGAKLQRMAEIFEKGNVDQLTPDRREIALKEFSSFREFVREHKIAGNMDSFLKLARLTKLFDGMSSFFKPSAGAVNTKASDDPDAVFTKTLSNLTDDIFLNEGQGFIEMMDALSDSRETREFLSQSEPSAQDFAAIKSRMQKDAEDFRRKTQKQLDDKQPVDKGVSVSKEVKHELEEAFPEEDLYDDEDEDFEDEDDLDDQSSLDGSEISEEEKLQELRHLFLMQIIRLFRRGVIKAYKERQSQDQAQKLIEELEAEESAKKEKELKKLKQREKAKEKKRLQQLAKEEEKKRKEEELKAKEEEKKRREEQLKLDQRRRTEELLRKKEDEKMKRIEEQQKKLELQRVKEEAQKRLEELKRKEQQKRDEELKEKAKQEQERQTKERQLSNQREAERLAKQKEIESIAKQKAAEELRIQREAERLAMEIEEQQRSQELMDRKLAQEEPSRAGNDNQVSNGQSLGATNPLLQDLYPQSMSNTPKLDAWFPGTPPAQQPQLNQNFMFNNVALDPFNDPFTTAATPSLSNLTLNRNNANASTTTQPPGLTGGLGYSGVWNNSATKSRNNTIWNNTGSIWNSGGVNGTSSPNISNTNLNNLSSTNLNNLSATNLNNLSATNLNGTSGLPAPTTTNTDPHIIHSAAVQAFQMLSTSNSLEFGMAKGFTLFQATKNIVPQVSFNFNQFLGALTNTPSAYKFELIYDDFGTVNYIKVADATVNSPYQSSLNINLNGQGPSPTLTTPETTPFRVQNQLPNSQASQPNLSISLAASAAQYTPPRVLKRKLVIVGDGACGKTSLLYVFTLGEFPTEYHPTVFENYVTDCRIDGKPLQLALWDTAGQEEYERLRPLSYANSHVILIGFAIDQPDSLESARTKWMHEIRTYCPNTPYVLVGLKKDLRQSETSKKYVQVARAQFVAEQMQAKTYLESSALTGEGVDDIFEFAARTSLLNIKKPVNSCCVIL from the exons ATGGCTCAGCCCATGACTTCAAATAACACTACTTCCATCCCCCTGGAACCGACGGCAAATGCCATCGCTTCCAGCCACAAGAATGGAGAAACCATACACTTTGACTATACCGCCGATGCGGCTCAAGGGGACCTCGTAATACCTTCTGCAAGTCAAAATGCTCCTGCGACctccaaaaagaagaagaagaataaaaagaagaataaaACCAAGGTGTCCGCATCTGCATCGGTGAATGTCACTTCAGCCACCATAACCAATCCGGAAGATGACTACCCCATCTCACGAGTCATTAAACAGGGTCCTGATGGCAGTGTGGTTGTGGAAAGTCTACCCGATAATGAGTCGGAACCTTCTGTCCGAGTCAACGACTCGACTTGTTTGGGAAACCCTGTCCACAACATGTGGTTCTATAATACGACTCCTGAAGAAATcgagaaattgaagaagttctGGGATTCATTGGACACAGACACACGAGAATCTTTGGCCCATATTGATAAGTCCgaatttcttcaagtgctACGGTTGGATCCGAAGCCGTCTATCCATGCTCCTGTCAAGGAAAAACAAGATAGAGACCTCCATGCATTCCTGTCACAAAACTGTAATTGTGCCAATTGTGGCAGAAAGAGAGATGTGATAATAGCAGAGGTCGAGCATCTATACGAAGAGAACATGGAAAACATAACAGAATTTCTTGCGAAGATGTCCAGCTTGGATGACTTACCAAACCTCCCTGATATGCTCTTTGAGGGCAAAAACTCAATAAGTGACGTGCCGGTGTTACCAACGGCAAACTCATTCGAAGCGGCGATTCGCAGGCAGTTTGATAATGCTTCCATCGAATCTATATCCAAAGAATTGGAGTCAGACCCCAACGTGGATTTGGAGTCTTCGTACCGAAGCTTTTCTTCGATCTTTCCAGGGCTTGAACCTAGCCTTGCTCTTGAATTCGGAGCTAAACTACAAAGAATGGCCGAGATCTTTGAAAAGGGAAACGTCGACCAACTCACGCCGGACAGAAGAGAAATTGCATTGAAAGAATTCAGTTCATTCCGAGAGTTTGTACGAGAACACAAAATCGCTGGAAATATGGACctgttcttgaagcttgCCAGACTCACCAAACTATTCGATGGTATGTCAAGTTTCTTTAAACCCAGTGCCGGTGCTGTCAATACCAAAGCCTCGGACGATCCTGATGCTGTGTTCACTAAGACCTTGCTGAACTTGACGGATGATATATTTCTCAACGAAGGTCAAGGTTTTATCGAGATGATGGATGCTCTTTCCGATTCGAGGGAGACCAGAGAATTTTTATCCCAAAGTGAGCCATCTGCACAAGATTTCGCCGCCATCAAATCTCGAATGCAGAAAGATGCTGAAGATTTCAGGCGTAAAACTCAAAAGCAGCTCGATGATAAGCAACCGGTTGATAAGGGGGTGTCTGTGTCTAAAGAGGTTAAGCATGAATtagaagaagcttttccaGAGGAGGACTTGTatgacgatgaagacgaagattttgaagacgaagatgaccTTGATGACCAATCCAGTCTTGATGGATCAGAGatttctgaagaagaaaagctTCAGGAGTTACGCcatttgttcttgatgcAAATCATTCGACTTTTCCGCAGAGGTGTCATCAAAGCATACAAAGAGAGACAGTCTCAAGACCAAGCCCAGAAGTTGATTGAGGAGTTGGAAGCAGAAGAGAGTgccaagaaggagaagGAATTAAAGAAGCTCAAACAAAGAGAGAAGGCTAAGGAAAAGAAGCGCCTTCAGCAACtagccaaagaagaagagaagaaacgTAAAGAAGAGGAATTGAAAGctaaggaagaagagaaaaaaCGTCGCGAAGAgcagttgaagttggatcAAAGAAGACGTACTGAAGAGCTTTTGCGTaaaaaagaagatgagaAGATGAAACGTATTGAAGAGCagcaaaagaagttggagttgcaGCGTGTTAAGGAAGAGGCTCAGAAGAGGCtcgaagagttgaagagaaaagaGCAACAGAAGAGAGACGAGGAACTCAAAGAGAAGGCgaaacaagaacaagaaagGCAGACCAAGGAAAGACAACTCTCCAATCAGAGAGAAGCTGAAAGACTTGCCAAACAAAAGGAAATCGAGAGTATTGCTAAACAGAAAGCTGCTGAAGAGCTCAGAATTCAAAGGGAAGCTGAAAGACTAGCCATGGAGATTGAAGAACAGCAAAGACTGCAAGAACTTATGGATCGAAAATTagcacaagaagaacccagCCGTGCCGGCAACGACAATCAAGTGTCTAACGGTCAATCATTAGGTGCTACGAATCCATTACTTCAAGACCTATACCCCCAGTCCATGTCCAACACTCCAAAATTGGACGCATGGTTTCCAGGAACTCCTCCAGCACAGCAACCCCAGTTGAACCAAAACTTTATGTTTAATAACGTGGCTCTTGATCCTTTCAATGATCCTTTCACCACTGCTGCCACCCCTCTGTTGAGTAATCTCACTCTCAATAGAAACAACGCAAATGCTTCCACTACGACACAACCTCCAGGGCTTACCGGAGGTTTGGGCTACAGCGGTGTGTGGAACAACCTGGCCACCAAATCCCGTAACAACACCATTTGGAACAATACTGGCTCCATCTGGAATAGCGGCGGTGTAAATGGCACCTCCAGCCccaacatctccaacaccaatctcaacaacttgagttCTACaaacctcaacaacttgagtGCTaccaacctcaacaacttgagtGCTACCAACCTCAATGGAACCAGTGGACTTCCCGcaccaaccaccaccaacactGATCCACATATCATCCACAGCGCTGCTGTTCAAGCATTCCAGATGCTCTCGACGTCCAACCTGCTCGAGTTTGGCATGGCCAAAGGATTCACTCTCTTCCAGgccaccaaaaacatcgTACCTCAAGTatcattcaacttcaaccagttTCTTGGGGCCTTGACCAACACTCCGTCGGCCTATAAGTTTGAACTCATATACGACGACTTTGGCACCGTCAACTACATCAAAGTGGCGGATGCTACCGTCAACTCGCCGTACCAAAGCTCtttgaacatcaacttaAACGGACAAGGGCCATCTCCTACCTTAACCACACCCGAAACCACCCCGTTCCGAGTCCAAAACCAACTTCCCAACTCCCAAGCGTCACAGCCCAACCTCCTGATCTCTCTTGCTGCTTCTGCTGCCCAGTACACACCGCCCCGAG TGCTAAAGAGAAAGCTTGTGATAGTAGGCGACGGTGCCTGCGGTAAAACTTCACTCTTGTACGTGTTCACTCTCGGAGAGTTCCCAACCGAATACCATCCAACCGTGTTTGAGAACTACGTGACTGACTGCCGAATAGATGGTAAACCGCTCCAGCTCGCACTATGGGACACGGCAGGCCAAGAAGAGTACGAACGGCTCCGACCCTTGAGCTACGCAAACTCGCACGTGATCTTGATCGGCTTTGCCATCGACCAGCCTGACTCGTTGGAAAGCGCCCGCACAAAATGGATGCATGAAATACGGACCTACTGTCCCAACACGCCATATGTGCTTGTGGGACTAAAAAAGGACTTACGACAAAGTGAAACCAGTAAAAAGTATGTGCAGGTGGCTCGGGCTCAGTTTGTAGCAGAGCAAATGCAAGCCAAAACGTATCTTGAAAGTTCTGCCCTCACCGGTGAAGGTGTCGATGATATTTTCGAATTTGCGGCCCGCACCAGTTTAttgaatatcaagaagCCTGTCAATTCATGTTGTGTTATACTATAA